In a genomic window of Solidesulfovibrio fructosivorans JJ]:
- a CDS encoding vitamin B12-dependent ribonucleotide reductase, with the protein MTTLPMPADLPEPAINPNAQVVLAKRYLQKGPDGEPTEDARSLFWRVATAIAAMEAHYDKSPFTPEALARAFYDLMTGMRFLPNSPTLMNAGAPLGQLAACFVLPVGDSMEEIFDAVKFAALIHKSGGGTGFSFSRLRPKKSRVGSTGGVASGPVSFMRIFNTATEQVKQGGTRRGANMGILRIDHPDILEFITCKERENELQNFNISVALTERFMQAVEKGEDYDLVDPRDKRVVGSQNAAEVFSLLVRKAWESGDPGIVFIDRINRDNPTPALGEIESTNPCGEQPLLPYEACNLGSINLSVFFDPEAEDGIDWKGLTETVHLAVRFLDNVIDASRYPLDQITEMVRANRKIGLGIMGFADLLYLLRIPYDSTEALSLAEKVMETIQGEARSASKTLAAERGPFPAYAESVFGKRNLGPYRNATTTTIAPTGTLSIIAGCSSGIEPLFALAFSRHVMDGEKLVEANPHFVAAMQEAGAYSESLMEEVTRKGSIAHIGMLPEELRDVFVTAMDIEPVWHLKMQAAFQKYTDNAVSKTVNLPNKATKEDIREIYWLAYELGCKGVTVYRDGCKAGQVLCTGEGGQAETGKPQSKVRVRPDIVFGFTQKVKTGLGELYLTVNEVEGKPFEVFATIGKSGRSVTAKAEAIGRLVSLALRSGVDVADIVGQLKGIGGENPVFQKKGLLLSIPDAVSWVLENRYLQGAPIHDDTGNLTHPTCPDCGGELTFEEGCHVCKACGYTKCG; encoded by the coding sequence ATGACAACCCTGCCCATGCCCGCCGATCTGCCCGAACCCGCCATCAATCCCAACGCCCAGGTGGTCCTGGCCAAGCGCTACCTGCAAAAAGGCCCGGACGGCGAGCCGACCGAGGACGCCAGGAGCCTTTTCTGGCGCGTGGCCACGGCCATAGCCGCCATGGAGGCGCACTACGACAAGTCGCCCTTCACCCCCGAGGCCCTGGCCCGGGCCTTCTACGACCTCATGACGGGCATGCGCTTTCTGCCCAATTCCCCGACGCTCATGAATGCCGGCGCGCCCCTCGGGCAGCTCGCCGCCTGCTTTGTGCTGCCGGTCGGCGACTCCATGGAGGAAATCTTCGACGCCGTGAAATTCGCGGCGCTCATCCACAAGTCCGGCGGCGGCACCGGCTTTTCCTTTTCCCGGCTGCGCCCGAAAAAAAGCCGCGTCGGCTCGACCGGCGGCGTGGCCTCCGGCCCGGTCTCGTTCATGCGCATCTTCAATACCGCGACCGAGCAGGTCAAACAGGGCGGCACGAGGCGCGGGGCCAACATGGGCATACTGCGCATCGACCACCCCGACATCCTGGAATTCATCACCTGCAAGGAGCGCGAAAACGAGCTCCAGAATTTCAACATCTCCGTGGCCCTGACCGAACGCTTCATGCAGGCCGTGGAAAAAGGCGAGGACTACGACCTGGTCGATCCCCGCGACAAGCGCGTGGTCGGCAGCCAGAACGCGGCCGAGGTCTTTTCGCTTCTCGTGCGCAAGGCCTGGGAATCCGGCGACCCCGGCATCGTCTTTATCGACCGCATCAACCGCGACAATCCCACCCCGGCCCTTGGCGAAATCGAGTCGACCAACCCCTGCGGCGAACAGCCGCTGCTGCCCTACGAGGCCTGCAACCTCGGCTCCATCAACCTCTCCGTCTTTTTCGACCCCGAGGCCGAGGACGGCATCGACTGGAAGGGGCTGACCGAGACCGTGCATCTGGCCGTGCGCTTCCTCGACAACGTCATCGACGCCTCGCGCTATCCCCTGGACCAGATCACCGAGATGGTCCGCGCCAACCGCAAGATCGGGCTCGGCATCATGGGATTCGCCGACCTGCTCTACCTCCTGCGCATCCCCTACGACAGCACCGAGGCCCTGTCCCTGGCCGAAAAGGTCATGGAGACCATCCAGGGCGAGGCGCGCTCCGCCTCCAAGACCCTGGCCGCCGAACGCGGCCCCTTCCCGGCCTACGCCGAGTCCGTCTTCGGCAAGCGCAACCTCGGCCCCTACCGCAACGCCACCACCACGACCATCGCCCCGACCGGCACCCTGTCCATCATCGCCGGCTGCTCGTCGGGCATCGAGCCGCTTTTCGCCCTGGCCTTTTCCCGCCACGTCATGGACGGCGAAAAGCTCGTGGAGGCCAACCCCCATTTCGTGGCCGCCATGCAGGAGGCCGGGGCCTATTCCGAAAGCCTCATGGAGGAGGTCACCCGCAAGGGCTCCATCGCCCATATCGGCATGCTGCCCGAAGAGCTGCGCGACGTCTTCGTCACGGCCATGGACATCGAGCCGGTCTGGCACCTCAAGATGCAGGCCGCCTTCCAGAAATACACGGACAACGCCGTGTCCAAGACCGTCAACCTGCCGAACAAGGCGACCAAGGAAGACATCCGGGAAATCTACTGGCTGGCCTACGAGCTGGGCTGCAAGGGCGTGACCGTCTACCGCGACGGCTGCAAGGCGGGTCAGGTGCTGTGCACGGGCGAGGGCGGCCAGGCCGAGACGGGCAAGCCACAGAGCAAGGTGCGCGTGCGCCCGGACATCGTCTTCGGCTTCACCCAGAAGGTCAAAACCGGGCTCGGCGAACTCTACCTCACCGTCAACGAGGTCGAAGGCAAGCCCTTCGAGGTCTTCGCCACCATCGGCAAGTCCGGCCGCTCGGTCACGGCCAAGGCCGAGGCCATCGGCCGGCTGGTGTCCCTGGCCCTGCGCTCGGGCGTGGACGTGGCCGACATCGTGGGCCAGCTCAAGGGCATCGGCGGCGAAAATCCGGTCTTCCAGAAAAAGGGCCTGCTGCTCTCCATCCCGGACGCCGTGTCCTGGGTGCTGGAAAACCGCTACCTGCAAGGCGCGCCTATCCACGACGACACCGGCAACCTGACCCACCCCACCTGCCCGGACTGCGGCGGCGAGCTGACCTTCGAGGAAGGCTGCCACGTCTGCAAAGCCTGCGGCTATACCAAGTGCGGATGA
- a CDS encoding DUF342 domain-containing protein yields MPYRLKYYFDPDYEHRRLRPKWRDDGSVDQYDLGYVQNVVVAQALAEWEDISPDHTPLPGEVVADQPAFSHGEGCRVDPENPRRLIASVNGHVACADGKITVHDTLSIGHDIDFHTGNIVAIGDVLVGGSVRSGFLVMGRNITVRGAVEAARIQAMGNISCQSGIMGGSKASLRAGKSLRAKFCENAALHAAGNILIDGSSMHCRLFAGEKLAVKARLIGGEAYCGDAVYVGEQLGGTGQSQTRLLVGYDPERIHKDQRLKARMAEAHMEIEACRFEMQRGSERVEAYASELTRYERLLSVCKAQLWQLWSGPDALRRFADCRVIVPGRVGANVEINIGEAFLTVPEDTHDVVFRYQDGEIVMEHPALRK; encoded by the coding sequence ATGCCGTATCGCCTGAAATACTATTTCGATCCCGACTACGAACATCGTCGGCTGCGGCCCAAATGGCGCGACGACGGATCCGTGGATCAGTACGACCTGGGCTACGTGCAAAACGTGGTGGTGGCGCAGGCCCTGGCCGAGTGGGAGGATATCAGTCCGGACCACACCCCCCTCCCCGGGGAGGTGGTGGCGGACCAGCCCGCTTTTTCCCACGGCGAGGGCTGCCGGGTGGACCCGGAAAACCCGAGAAGGCTCATCGCCTCGGTCAACGGGCACGTGGCCTGCGCCGACGGCAAGATCACCGTCCACGACACGCTTTCGATCGGGCACGACATCGATTTCCACACCGGCAACATCGTGGCCATCGGCGACGTGCTCGTCGGCGGCTCGGTGCGCTCCGGCTTTCTGGTCATGGGACGCAACATCACCGTGCGCGGCGCGGTGGAGGCGGCCCGGATCCAGGCCATGGGCAACATCTCCTGCCAGTCCGGCATCATGGGCGGCAGCAAGGCGTCGCTGCGGGCCGGCAAGAGCCTGCGGGCCAAATTCTGCGAAAACGCGGCGCTCCATGCCGCGGGCAACATCCTCATCGACGGATCGAGCATGCATTGCCGGCTTTTCGCCGGGGAAAAGCTGGCCGTAAAGGCCCGGTTGATCGGCGGCGAGGCCTATTGCGGCGACGCGGTCTACGTGGGCGAACAACTCGGCGGCACCGGCCAAAGCCAGACGCGGCTGCTCGTGGGCTACGATCCCGAACGCATCCACAAGGACCAGCGCCTCAAGGCCCGCATGGCCGAGGCGCACATGGAAATCGAGGCCTGCCGCTTCGAGATGCAGCGGGGCAGCGAACGGGTCGAAGCCTACGCGTCGGAACTCACCCGCTACGAAAGACTCCTGAGCGTCTGCAAGGCCCAGCTCTGGCAGTTGTGGTCGGGTCCCGACGCCCTGCGCCGGTTCGCCGACTGCCGGGTGATCGTGCCGGGACGTGTCGGAGCCAATGTCGAAATCAACATCGGCGAGGCGTTTCTGACCGTGCCCGAAGACACCCACGACGTGGTGTTCCGCTACCAGGACGGCGAAATCGTCATGGAGCACCCGGCGTTGCGCAAGTAA
- a CDS encoding acyl-CoA dehydrogenase family protein → METLRTLPGDDVRQIMWRFADRFDLQMAVQSARSVARGVVARLVAEGARHSHEWTEQKAQLLAAFDEAGITAVFMDPHQGGFIEGPKNMALALVAFELAWVDAGAATCSLAGNLALSPIHERGTDEQRDHYMSLAAPTPGQTTWRGAFALTEPLPYVGVDTGVLVGKVRVDSWEEGGEPMLLVDKRGRFITGMDFANFATVAVDTADPRIKTSCMVILEETDPGLFDRGAPTLKMVHQLSSTRDPVFSMKVPASRIIGGYTVKDGCIVPNYSHSEIIAAVFHRTRVPVALMTTAKLLSAVEPVIRYQRGRFRGGDACAEGTPKYELGIQQKQDAPIRLAEVWAAGEAGASLGFGTARLFDNLDPTEKAKDKALADAGVTGMRAQLTALKKVLPQSVEYVNLLFTPEDSRDADRFAALDADPVVKYQALEAEAGVLCPACKLWNTGGGATVMREAVAMMGGYGITEDCPGFLFHKWSDGQLEATYEGPECVQRRQLSITMASDIFAVYLDNYIAEMDRVAATNPETGAATVAAGFKLWKHSLQVLAKGKDADGKKLYHSNRQAVTFPLADALCPLLASRLFILDILELAAKGPENPVVAEGLDGYVSFFSDLSKLQAAKAAGEAARVCANLVCGYAPEGADLAAFAALRAAVDISMAGAGAARERAGQAITQVMIPEALDYPL, encoded by the coding sequence ATGGAAACTCTTCGCACGCTTCCGGGCGACGACGTCCGGCAAATCATGTGGCGCTTCGCCGACCGCTTCGACCTCCAGATGGCCGTCCAATCCGCCCGCTCCGTGGCCAGGGGAGTGGTCGCCCGGCTCGTGGCCGAAGGCGCGCGCCATTCCCACGAATGGACCGAACAGAAAGCCCAGCTCCTTGCCGCCTTTGACGAAGCCGGCATCACCGCCGTGTTCATGGACCCCCATCAGGGCGGTTTCATCGAAGGCCCCAAGAACATGGCCCTGGCCCTGGTCGCCTTCGAGCTGGCCTGGGTCGACGCCGGCGCGGCCACCTGCTCCCTGGCCGGCAACCTGGCCCTGTCGCCCATCCACGAGCGCGGCACCGACGAACAGCGCGACCACTACATGAGCCTGGCCGCCCCCACGCCCGGCCAGACCACCTGGCGCGGCGCCTTCGCCCTGACCGAGCCCCTGCCCTACGTCGGCGTGGACACGGGCGTGCTCGTTGGCAAGGTCCGCGTGGACTCCTGGGAAGAGGGGGGGGAACCCATGCTCCTGGTGGACAAGCGCGGCCGCTTCATCACCGGCATGGACTTCGCCAATTTCGCCACCGTGGCCGTGGATACCGCCGACCCGCGCATCAAGACCTCCTGCATGGTCATCCTCGAGGAGACCGACCCGGGGCTCTTTGACCGCGGCGCGCCCACCCTCAAGATGGTCCACCAGCTGTCCTCCACCCGCGATCCGGTCTTCAGCATGAAGGTGCCGGCCAGCCGCATCATCGGCGGCTACACGGTCAAGGACGGTTGCATCGTCCCCAACTATTCCCACTCCGAGATCATTGCCGCCGTGTTCCACCGCACCCGCGTGCCCGTGGCGCTCATGACCACGGCCAAGCTGCTCTCCGCCGTGGAGCCGGTCATCCGCTACCAGCGCGGCCGCTTCCGTGGCGGCGACGCCTGCGCCGAGGGCACGCCCAAGTACGAGCTGGGCATCCAGCAGAAGCAGGACGCCCCCATCCGTCTGGCCGAGGTCTGGGCGGCCGGCGAAGCCGGCGCGTCCCTCGGGTTCGGCACGGCCCGGCTCTTCGACAATCTCGACCCGACCGAAAAGGCCAAGGACAAGGCCCTGGCCGACGCGGGCGTCACCGGCATGCGCGCCCAGTTGACAGCGCTCAAAAAGGTCCTGCCCCAGTCCGTCGAATACGTGAATCTGCTTTTCACCCCCGAGGACTCCCGCGACGCCGACCGGTTCGCCGCCCTCGACGCCGACCCGGTGGTCAAATACCAGGCCCTCGAAGCCGAGGCCGGCGTCCTGTGCCCGGCCTGCAAGCTCTGGAACACCGGCGGCGGGGCCACCGTCATGCGCGAGGCCGTGGCCATGATGGGCGGCTACGGCATTACCGAGGACTGCCCGGGCTTCCTGTTCCACAAATGGAGCGACGGCCAGCTCGAGGCCACCTACGAAGGCCCCGAATGCGTGCAGCGCCGCCAGCTCTCCATCACCATGGCCAGCGACATCTTCGCCGTCTACCTCGACAACTACATCGCCGAGATGGACCGCGTGGCCGCGACCAATCCCGAGACCGGCGCGGCGACCGTGGCCGCCGGCTTCAAGCTCTGGAAGCACTCCCTGCAAGTCCTGGCCAAGGGCAAGGACGCCGACGGCAAGAAGCTCTACCACAGCAACCGCCAGGCCGTGACCTTCCCCCTGGCCGACGCGCTGTGCCCGCTTCTGGCCAGCCGCCTGTTCATTCTCGATATCCTGGAACTGGCCGCCAAGGGCCCGGAAAATCCGGTCGTGGCCGAGGGCCTCGACGGCTACGTCTCCTTTTTCAGCGACCTGTCCAAATTGCAGGCCGCCAAGGCCGCCGGCGAGGCCGCCCGCGTGTGCGCGAACCTCGTGTGCGGCTACGCCCCCGAGGGCGCGGACCTGGCCGCGTTCGCCGCCCTGCGCGCCGCCGTGGACATCTCCATGGCCGGAGCCGGAGCCGCCCGCGAACGCGCCGGCCAGGCCATCACCCAGGTGATGATCCCGGAAGCGCTCGATTATCCGCTGTAA
- a CDS encoding electron transfer flavoprotein subunit beta yields the protein MFHIVVCGGIVPDPLQTLEPVKGPTGWGLKNELMLPSILDPWAACSLYEAAQLAKTQAGSKVWLVSLGQKAKLQQVMMTVAQKAPFELVVADGPAGGFMDSSEVANALAVAIEGIAGLDKSKLLVFGGWMSASRGSGSTLQILGEKLGIVDQFQGVDKLTVGADGSLEIMERVEGGAYQVSTCAGAPAVLGWATGELPEPPNNPQVGMANMRLVMPALQKAKPAALDAAAIDYQSVAVPAQKRDTRVVKDTPVEDIAKEIIAWIES from the coding sequence ATGTTCCATATCGTGGTATGCGGCGGGATTGTGCCTGATCCGCTGCAGACGCTGGAGCCGGTCAAGGGTCCGACCGGCTGGGGTTTGAAAAACGAATTGATGTTGCCTTCGATCCTGGATCCCTGGGCGGCTTGTTCCTTGTATGAGGCGGCCCAGCTGGCCAAGACGCAGGCTGGCAGCAAGGTCTGGCTGGTCTCTCTTGGTCAAAAGGCCAAGTTGCAGCAGGTGATGATGACCGTGGCCCAGAAAGCGCCATTCGAGCTGGTGGTGGCCGATGGCCCGGCCGGCGGCTTCATGGATTCTTCCGAGGTGGCGAATGCCCTGGCCGTGGCCATCGAGGGCATTGCCGGGCTGGACAAGTCCAAGCTGCTCGTTTTCGGCGGCTGGATGTCGGCTTCGCGCGGCTCCGGTTCGACGCTCCAGATCCTGGGCGAGAAGCTCGGCATCGTGGACCAGTTCCAGGGCGTGGACAAGCTGACGGTCGGCGCGGACGGCTCGCTCGAGATCATGGAGCGCGTCGAGGGCGGGGCCTATCAGGTTTCGACCTGCGCCGGCGCTCCGGCGGTTCTCGGTTGGGCCACGGGCGAGCTGCCCGAGCCGCCCAACAATCCGCAGGTGGGCATGGCCAACATGCGCCTTGTCATGCCGGCCCTGCAAAAGGCCAAGCCGGCCGCTCTGGACGCCGCCGCCATCGACTACCAGTCGGTCGCCGTCCCGGCCCAGAAGCGCGACACCCGCGTGGTCAAGGACACGCCTGTCGAGGACATCGCCAAGGAAATCATCGCCTGGATCGAGAGCTAA
- a CDS encoding electron transfer flavoprotein subunit alpha/FixB family protein, translated as MDTVLFCAHTEADGSLSVASLEALTAAKTLAEGLGAPYAVGLFGADVAAAASVVAGCGATAIHGVSGEAFGVSRYATDAAAMEALAKAASATIIVATDDSRASRAMPGVAARLGGRIDAHVTGLAVKDGKPVATRGYYRQRMQAELTRAARPWCLTVSAGCFAAYDGAPGEASVTAVEVPVTEAMTRTTLKAVIAPSADEQTIRPDAKLLFVAGAGWTKKQADGASHVADAGELILGFLGRSKASLGSSKSLVDMGGDGEAVLPFLTHLHQVGQTGATPRHPKGLATCCHGEEPHVVGWRFVGERRAVNLDPSCGWAQGKADVLYVADAFAVMKKINELLG; from the coding sequence ATGGATACCGTTCTTTTTTGCGCGCATACCGAGGCTGACGGCAGCCTGTCCGTCGCCTCCCTGGAAGCCCTGACCGCAGCCAAGACCCTGGCCGAGGGGCTGGGCGCGCCCTATGCGGTCGGGCTTTTCGGCGCGGATGTGGCCGCCGCCGCGAGCGTCGTGGCCGGCTGCGGCGCGACCGCCATCCACGGCGTGTCCGGCGAGGCCTTCGGCGTTTCCCGCTACGCCACCGACGCCGCCGCCATGGAGGCCCTGGCCAAGGCGGCTTCCGCCACCATCATCGTGGCCACGGACGATTCCCGCGCCTCCCGGGCCATGCCCGGCGTGGCCGCGCGCCTTGGCGGGCGCATCGACGCCCACGTGACTGGCCTGGCCGTCAAGGACGGCAAGCCGGTGGCCACGCGCGGCTATTACCGCCAGCGCATGCAGGCGGAGCTGACCCGCGCCGCCCGGCCCTGGTGCCTGACCGTTTCCGCCGGCTGTTTCGCCGCCTACGACGGCGCGCCGGGCGAGGCGTCCGTCACGGCGGTCGAGGTCCCGGTCACCGAGGCCATGACCCGCACGACGCTCAAGGCCGTCATCGCCCCCTCGGCCGACGAGCAGACCATCCGCCCCGACGCCAAGCTCCTTTTCGTGGCCGGCGCGGGCTGGACCAAGAAGCAGGCCGACGGCGCGTCCCATGTGGCCGATGCCGGCGAACTGATCCTCGGGTTCCTCGGCCGGTCCAAGGCGTCGCTCGGCAGCAGCAAGTCCCTGGTGGATATGGGCGGCGACGGCGAGGCCGTGCTGCCGTTTCTCACCCACCTGCATCAGGTCGGGCAGACCGGAGCTACGCCGCGCCATCCCAAGGGGCTGGCCACCTGCTGCCACGGCGAGGAGCCGCATGTGGTCGGCTGGCGGTTTGTCGGCGAACGCCGGGCCGTCAACCTCGACCCCTCCTGCGGCTGGGCGCAGGGCAAGGCCGACGTGCTCTACGTGGCCGACGCCTTCGCCGTCATGAAGAAGATCAATGAGTTGTTAGGGTAA
- a CDS encoding LysR family transcriptional regulator: MEYYHLRTFVAVAEEEHLTRAAERLNASLPAVSAHVRGLEEELGVPLFTRTPKGMRLTGEGQALLTEAKQALAGLDAVRARAGSLRRDVTGVVRIGLNNEAGRMRVPEMLAVLSRRHPGVEVHLTDSSSANILDNVRQGKLDLGFIYDNIIEQGRDVVTVPLENVDMAVVGPTSWADRVCLADWETLAGLPWVWFSQRCPFQYLLEACFSCRDLPLNKVMVGDSDATLRTMVAAGIGLTLLRRDDALEAEAAGEVCLWQREGLTLGLSLIYRREKAEDRVVAAVVAAVSEVWGLPGHRR; encoded by the coding sequence GTGGAATACTACCATCTACGGACCTTCGTGGCCGTGGCCGAGGAAGAGCACCTGACCCGGGCGGCCGAGCGCTTAAACGCCAGCCTGCCCGCGGTGAGCGCCCATGTGCGCGGCCTTGAGGAGGAACTCGGGGTGCCGCTTTTCACGCGTACGCCAAAGGGCATGCGCCTGACGGGCGAGGGACAGGCGCTTTTGACCGAGGCCAAACAGGCCCTCGCTGGTCTGGACGCCGTTCGGGCCAGGGCCGGCAGCCTGCGCCGGGACGTCACGGGCGTGGTCCGCATCGGCCTCAACAACGAGGCCGGGCGCATGCGCGTGCCCGAAATGCTGGCTGTTCTTTCCCGCCGCCATCCCGGGGTGGAAGTGCATCTGACCGATTCGAGTTCGGCGAACATTCTCGATAACGTGCGTCAGGGAAAGCTCGATCTGGGCTTTATCTATGACAATATCATCGAGCAGGGGCGCGATGTCGTGACCGTGCCCTTGGAGAACGTGGACATGGCCGTGGTCGGTCCCACCTCCTGGGCGGACCGGGTTTGTCTGGCGGACTGGGAAACGTTGGCCGGGTTGCCCTGGGTCTGGTTTTCCCAGCGCTGTCCGTTTCAATATTTGCTGGAGGCTTGCTTCTCCTGCCGTGATCTGCCGCTCAACAAGGTCATGGTGGGGGACAGCGACGCCACGTTGCGGACTATGGTCGCGGCCGGCATCGGGCTGACGCTGCTGCGCCGCGACGATGCCCTGGAGGCCGAAGCGGCCGGGGAAGTGTGCCTGTGGCAGCGGGAAGGGCTTACCCTGGGTTTGTCCCTGATTTATCGGCGGGAGAAGGCCGAGGATCGGGTGGTCGCGGCGGTGGTCGCGGCGGTGTCGGAAGTCTGGGGTTTGCCCGGGCATCGGCGGTAA
- a CDS encoding helix-turn-helix domain-containing protein: MRDQETDGDLPREVAWLCREGESPIRAWREHLGVTPEELARRLDISPAAVAQFEARSARPRAATLKKIGAVLGISWELLRRDR, translated from the coding sequence ATGCGCGATCAGGAAACGGATGGAGATTTGCCGCGCGAGGTGGCCTGGCTTTGCCGCGAAGGCGAGTCGCCCATCCGGGCGTGGCGGGAACATCTGGGCGTCACGCCGGAAGAGTTGGCCCGGCGTCTGGACATCTCGCCGGCCGCCGTGGCCCAGTTCGAAGCCCGCTCGGCCCGGCCCCGGGCGGCGACGCTCAAAAAAATCGGCGCGGTCCTCGGCATCTCCTGGGAGCTCTTGCGCCGGGATCGTTAA
- a CDS encoding alkaline phosphatase family protein codes for MKASRVVVVGWDGATFDIVKPMIAAGRMPVLEKFLEAGVHAPLCSTVPPVTPVAWTSFATGCTPGRHGIFDALTLDPASHEVRFVSAAMRRAAPIWAVLSDRGRPAGAVNVPVTWPPDPISGLVISGMFTPSYAEDYVHPPELRQEIEARFGPCRDSPNMDPDPERYLQNLLAGVDARCELTLWLMAQKPLDYFCSIFMESDRVQHFFWGYRDPSHPDHAALGQAIEAVYERLDAALGRILDACPPDTAVALVSDHGAGPLRRAIFLNRWLMDNGFLTLSGELSALAGGRHAPSGLKKTLVALAKAILPESVLEARRKAKSKAFARINNLFSAIVDWDKTTCVSEGIAGGIFFNPKLVGEADRAELTRRLKEGLLAIVDPQTGAHPFAAVYAREELYNGPAVTDAPDVITLCAPGYQVLVPHEIALYEQGAPTGLFATHKWSGRHEQYGVFALRGPGVAAGVELADAAMADVTPTLLYALDEAVPENMDGHVLAGAFTAETLAARPPQTTTATASTTGAAGTDGAQADQIADELSDLGYM; via the coding sequence ATGAAAGCATCCCGCGTGGTGGTCGTCGGCTGGGACGGCGCCACCTTCGACATTGTCAAACCCATGATCGCGGCCGGCCGCATGCCGGTGCTGGAAAAATTCCTCGAAGCCGGCGTGCACGCGCCCCTTTGTTCCACCGTGCCGCCGGTCACCCCCGTGGCCTGGACGAGCTTCGCCACCGGATGCACGCCCGGCCGCCACGGCATTTTCGACGCCCTGACCCTGGACCCGGCCAGCCACGAGGTGCGCTTCGTCTCGGCGGCCATGCGCCGGGCCGCGCCCATCTGGGCCGTGCTCTCGGACAGGGGCCGGCCGGCCGGGGCCGTCAACGTGCCCGTGACCTGGCCGCCCGACCCCATAAGCGGCCTCGTGATCTCGGGCATGTTCACCCCGTCCTACGCCGAGGATTACGTGCATCCCCCCGAGTTGCGCCAGGAAATCGAAGCCCGCTTCGGCCCCTGCCGGGACTCGCCCAACATGGACCCGGACCCGGAGCGCTACCTGCAAAACCTGCTTGCGGGCGTGGACGCCCGCTGCGAGCTGACCCTGTGGCTCATGGCCCAAAAGCCCCTCGACTACTTCTGCTCGATCTTTATGGAATCCGACCGGGTGCAGCACTTCTTCTGGGGCTACCGCGACCCGTCCCATCCCGACCACGCCGCCCTGGGCCAGGCCATCGAGGCCGTGTACGAACGCCTGGACGCGGCGCTCGGGCGCATCCTCGACGCCTGCCCGCCGGATACGGCCGTGGCCCTGGTCTCCGACCACGGCGCCGGGCCGCTTAGGCGCGCCATCTTTCTCAACCGCTGGCTCATGGACAACGGCTTCCTGACGCTCTCCGGCGAGCTGTCCGCCCTGGCGGGCGGCCGGCACGCGCCGTCGGGGCTCAAAAAGACGCTCGTGGCCCTGGCCAAGGCGATCCTGCCCGAATCCGTGCTGGAAGCCCGGCGCAAGGCCAAGTCCAAGGCCTTCGCCCGCATCAACAACCTCTTTTCCGCCATCGTGGACTGGGACAAGACGACCTGCGTGTCGGAAGGCATCGCCGGGGGGATCTTCTTCAACCCCAAGCTGGTGGGCGAAGCCGACCGGGCGGAGTTGACGCGGCGGCTCAAGGAAGGCCTGCTCGCCATCGTGGACCCGCAAACCGGGGCCCATCCCTTCGCCGCCGTCTACGCCCGGGAAGAACTCTACAACGGCCCGGCCGTCACCGACGCGCCGGACGTCATCACCCTGTGCGCGCCCGGCTACCAGGTGCTGGTGCCCCACGAGATCGCGCTCTACGAGCAGGGCGCGCCGACCGGGCTTTTCGCGACGCACAAATGGAGCGGCCGCCACGAACAGTACGGGGTGTTCGCCCTGCGCGGCCCGGGCGTGGCCGCCGGGGTGGAGCTTGCCGACGCGGCCATGGCCGACGTGACGCCGACGCTGCTCTACGCCCTGGACGAGGCCGTGCCGGAAAACATGGACGGCCACGTGCTGGCCGGAGCCTTCACGGCCGAAACCCTGGCCGCCCGGCCGCCGCAAACCACCACGGCCACCGCCAGCACGACAGGCGCGGCCGGCACCGACGGCGCGCAGGCGGACCAGATCGCGGACGAGCTCTCGGATTTGGGGTATATGTAG